One window from the genome of Nicotiana tomentosiformis chromosome 5, ASM39032v3, whole genome shotgun sequence encodes:
- the LOC104096335 gene encoding probable membrane-associated kinase regulator 4: MEYEEIRRSCDNAEEDYIDMEVSSHSNIFSHFKNSPSQAREFEFQMLPNSIDKDTTTSPADELFHNGKLLPLHLPFGTQQMVEKLLQNPNKSVHGTTKVDIFEESSFSTPLFTTTTNTPTNNTPFESCNISPSDSCQVSRELNPNEYLFEYSTEDHVNSFNPVDENSKRSWTRKLKLIKNSSFGSKLKSSRAYVKSFFSKSGCSNEYSANFDKGSVPMAKEHSYNVKEGKKEPFGKTQRGVYSKGMNKENVVDQDLKGRHRRSFSGAIKRFSTAKSCSSSSFTSSSGSSSASSSNNSNEFQDMHFFKRSSSAYSEIENSIQAAIAHCKNSQQQFHSRKTISDIGVCSLSASKVISEEQERPGLCTG; this comes from the coding sequence ATGGAATATGAAGAAATTCGTCGTTCATGTGATAATGCAGAAGAAGATTATATAGACATGGAAGTAAGTTCACATTCAAACATAttttcacatttcaaaaactCCCCATCTCAGGCTAGAGAATTTGAGTTCCAAATGTTACCAAACTCAATTGATAAAGACACAACAACTTCACCAGCTGATGAACTTTTCCACAATGGTAAACTTCTCCCTCTTCACCTCCCTTTTGGTACACAACAAATGGTGGAAAAACTTCTTCAAAATCCCAATAAATCAGTTCATGGAACTACAAAAGTTGATATATTTGAAGAGTCTTCTTTTAGTACACCTTTATTCACAACCACTACAAATACTCCTACAAATAATACACCATTTGAATCTTGCAATATTTCTCCCTCTGATTCCTGTCAAGTTAGTCGTGAACTTAATCCTAACGAATACTTATTCGAGTACTCAACAGAAGATCATGTCAATAGCTTTAATCCAGTAGATGAAAATTCCAAAAGGTCTTGGACGCGAAAACTCAAGCTGATTAAAAATTCCTCGTTTGGTTCAAAACTTAAATCCTCCCGCGCTTATGTCAAGTCATTCTTTTCTAAATCTGGTTGTTCAAATGAGTACTCAGCAAACTTTGACAAAGGGTCTGTACCAATGGCTAAAGAACATAGTTATAATGTCAAAGAAGGGAAAAAAGAGCCATTTGGGAAAACTCAAAGAGGTGTATATTCAAAAGGGATGAACAAAGAAAATGTTGTTGATCAAGATTTGAAAGGTAGACATAGAAGGTCATTTTCAGGAGCTATTAAAAGATTTTCAACAGCTAAATCTTGTTCCTCTTCTTCATTTACTTCGTCTTCTGGCTCCTCATCAGCTTCAAGCTCAAACAATTCAAATGAATTTCAAGATATGCATTTCTTTAAGAGAAGCAGTAGTGCATATTCAGAAATAGAGAACTCAATCCAAGCAGCAATTGCTCATTGCAAAAATTCTCAACAGCAGTTTCATTCAAGAAAGACAATAAGTGACATTGGAGTTTGTTCATTGTCAGCTTCTAAGGTAATTAGTGAAGAACAAGAAAGACCTGGACTTTGCACGGGATAA
- the LOC104096329 gene encoding uncharacterized protein isoform X2: MVRVHVKYGDGDGDGDGEFLYNTETTSTVVEIAKDITEIANLQLKIQYLALKFEPYLSKHQGDPKVMPLVRAFSEATSYASKDQVIHNKPLSLYVLRDHTRSIEKEFLVTYSVMGLSSSDLQKFLSDLQLLEENTLQLLWAGKELTRGKKLCDFIGKNEKTKIVIKLQPHIPPFSSLSGGENS; the protein is encoded by the exons ATGGTTCGCGTACACGTGAAATACGGCGACGGCGACGGCGACGGCGACGGCGAGTTCCTCTACAACACCGAAACGACTTCAACTGTTGTTGAAATCGCTAAAGACATTACAGAAATCGCGAATCTCCAATTGAAGATTCAATACCTCGCCCTCAAATTCGAGCCTTATCTCTCCAAGCATCAAGGCGATCCTAAAG TGATGCCTCTTGTGAGAGCTTTCTCTGAAGCTACTTCGTACGCCTCCAAG GACCAGGTTATACATAACAAGCCTCTATCACTGTATGTACTAAGAGATCACACAAGAAGCATTGAGAAAGAATTCTTGGTAACATACTCAGTAATGGGATTATCAAGTTCCGATTTACAGAAGTTCTTGTCAG ACTTGCAGCTCCTTGAAGAAAATACATTGCAGCTTTTGTGGGCAGGAAAGGAGCTCACCAGAGGGAAAAAGTTGTGCGACTTTATAGGAAAAAATGAGAAGACAAAG ATTGTAATCAAGCTGCAGCCACATATTCCACCTTTTTCATCACTTTCTG gTGGAGAAAATTCTTGA
- the LOC104096329 gene encoding uncharacterized protein isoform X1, translating into MVRVHVKYGDGDGDGDGEFLYNTETTSTVVEIAKDITEIANLQLKIQYLALKFEPYLSKHQGDPKVMPLVRAFSEATSYASKDQVIHNKPLSLYVLRDHTRSIEKEFLVTYSVMGLSSSDLQKFLSDLQLLEENTLQLLWAGKELTRGKKLCDFIGKNEKTKIVIKLQPHIPPFSSLSAYWCCKDCTPNLFMYSWHLNYDDYPERSKA; encoded by the exons ATGGTTCGCGTACACGTGAAATACGGCGACGGCGACGGCGACGGCGACGGCGAGTTCCTCTACAACACCGAAACGACTTCAACTGTTGTTGAAATCGCTAAAGACATTACAGAAATCGCGAATCTCCAATTGAAGATTCAATACCTCGCCCTCAAATTCGAGCCTTATCTCTCCAAGCATCAAGGCGATCCTAAAG TGATGCCTCTTGTGAGAGCTTTCTCTGAAGCTACTTCGTACGCCTCCAAG GACCAGGTTATACATAACAAGCCTCTATCACTGTATGTACTAAGAGATCACACAAGAAGCATTGAGAAAGAATTCTTGGTAACATACTCAGTAATGGGATTATCAAGTTCCGATTTACAGAAGTTCTTGTCAG ACTTGCAGCTCCTTGAAGAAAATACATTGCAGCTTTTGTGGGCAGGAAAGGAGCTCACCAGAGGGAAAAAGTTGTGCGACTTTATAGGAAAAAATGAGAAGACAAAG ATTGTAATCAAGCTGCAGCCACATATTCCACCTTTTTCATCACTTTCTG CATATTGGTGTTGTAAAGATTGCACGCCTAACTTATTTATGTACTCCTGGCATCTCAACTATGACGACTATCCAGAACGTTCTAAAGCTTAA
- the LOC138892017 gene encoding uncharacterized protein has translation MFDGPLVIYLGPRDTEYVLREVHEGTCENHSGAESLVQKVIRAGYYWIDIEKDAKEFVRKYGKCQRHAPIIHQLGEPLHSVLSQWPFMKWEWTSLALFHEHQAFEKVREKEVIDFIWDHIICRFRLPFEIVCDNEKQFIGSKVTKFLEDHKIKRILSTPYHTSGNVKA, from the exons ATGTTTGATGGTCCATTAGTAATATATCTGGGACCAAGAGACAccgagtatgttttgagggaagttcacgagggcacttgcgagaatcactctggtgccgaatcattggttcagaAGGTAATCAGAGCTGGTTATTACTGGATTGACATTGAAAAAGAcgcaaaagagtttgttcgaaaatatggcaaatgccaaaggcatgcaccAATAATTCACCAACTCGGAGAACCACTCCATTCAGTCTTGTCACaatggccatttatgaagtgggaatggacatcgttggccctcttccacgagcaccag gcttttgagaaagttagggagaaggaagtcatcgacttcatttgggatcacatcatatgtcgattcaggTTGCCATTcgaaattgtgtgtgataacgaaaaacagttcatcggcagcaaagtaaccaaatttcttgaagatcacaagatcaaaagaatcttatcaacaccttatcatacCAGCGGGAACGTGAAAGCctaa
- the LOC138892016 gene encoding uncharacterized protein yields the protein MAKVRVEIDLTKPQPDSVWVGSENEEFPLKGYTQKIKYESIPKFCKHCRKLGHNMMNCRVLEKKRATKNIEADQNGKDTVLLQTEIGGRDTLGKKDVTGNNQRITTRDDKASSSKIPNSTGKQNNEGFTEVINRRNKKAKQIRCRQMWTRI from the coding sequence ATGGCCAAGGTCAGGGTCGAAATAGATTTAACGAAACCTCAACCTGATAGTGTATGGGTGGGTTCCGAGAATGAGGAATTTCCCTTGAAAGGATATACTCAAAAAATTAAATATGAGAGCATTCCAAAATTTTGCAAACATTGTAGAAAACTTGGGCACAACATGATGAACTGTAGAGTTCTCGAGAAAAAGAGAGCTACGAAAAATATTGAAGCAGATCAAAATGGTAAAGATACAGTTTTACTGCAAACAGAAATTGGAGGTAGAGATACACTGGGGAAAAAAGATGTAACAGGGAATAACCAGAGAATTACAACAAGGGACGACAAAGCTAGCTCTAGCAAAATTCCAAACTCTACTGGAAAGCAAAATAATGAGGGATTCACGGAGGTTATAAACAGGAGAAACAAGAAAGCTAAGCAAATAAGGTGCAGGCAAATGTGGACAAGGATTTAG